The Brachyhypopomus gauderio isolate BG-103 chromosome 2, BGAUD_0.2, whole genome shotgun sequence genome contains a region encoding:
- the gng13b gene encoding guanine nucleotide-binding protein G(I)/G(S)/G(O) subunit gamma-13b: MDEMDLPQMKKEVESLKYQLAFKREKSSKTVTDLVKWIDECVPQDPFLNPELMKNNPWVEKGKCVIL, translated from the exons ATGGACGAGATGGACCTGCCCCAGATGAAGAAGGAAGTGGAGAGTCTGAAGTATCAGCTGGCCTTTAAGAGAGAGAAGTCCTCTAAAACAGTGACAGA CCTGGTAAAATGGATTGATGAGTGTGTGCCCCAGGATCCCTTCCTGAACCCAGAGCTGATGAAGAACAACCCATGGGTGGAGAAGGGCAAGTGTGTCATTCTTTAA
- the traf7 gene encoding E3 ubiquitin-protein ligase TRAF7 isoform X1, which produces MISSKAAKRHIRSSGGSSTPANAARISSPDLSNGARMDGTFGPTFPSVVPVSKAETSSNYKQHRRTPSSSSTLTYSPRDDDDMPPISTPRRSDSAISVRSLHSESNMSLRSTFSLHEEEEDTGPQVFAEQPSVKLCCQLCCSVFKDPVITTCGHTFCRRCALTSEKCPVDNNTLTVVVNNIAVAEQIGELFIHCKYGCRPTATSKPCTFEVDPLGCPFTVKLSTRKDHEVSCDYRPVRCPNNPNCPPLLTMNLEAHLKECEHIKCPHSKYGCTFIGNQDTYETHLDVCKFEGLKEFLQQTDDRFHEMQVTLAQKDQDISFLRSMLGKLSEKLDQLEKNLELKFDVLDENQSKLSEDLMEFRRDASMLNDELSHINARLNMGILGSYDPQQIFKCKGTFVGHQGPVWCLCVYSTGDLLFSGSSDKTIKVWDTCTTYKCQKTLEGHDGIVLALCIQGNKLYSGSADCTIIVWDIQTLQKVNTIRAHDNPVCTLVSSHNMLFSGSLKAIKVWDIVGTELKLKKELTGLNHWVRALVASQNHLYSGSYQTIKIWDIRSLECVHVLQTSGGSVYSIAVTNHHIVCGTYENLIHVWDIESKEQVRTLTGHVGTVYALAVISTPDQTKVFSASYDRSLRVWSMDNMICTQTLLRHQGSVTALAVSRGRLFSGAVDSTVKVCPQCAQSVISGLFRMSCVLPRWPVKSSQIDILHLPQARGVAPSHRIHANI; this is translated from the exons ATGATCTCTAGTAAAGCAGCAAAGCGTCACATCCGTTCCTCAGGAGGAAGTTCCACCCCTGCCAACGCCGCCAGGATCAGCTCACCTGACCTCAGCAACGGG GCCAGAATGGACGGCACTTTTGGTCCCACGTTTCCATCAGTTGTACCAGTTAGCAAAG CAGAGACTTCCAGTAACTACAAACAGCACCGTAGGACACCGTCGTCTTCCAGCACTCTGACCTACTCACCACGCGACGATGATGACATG cccCCCATCAGTACACCACGGCGGTCCGACTCGGCCATCTCTGTACGCTCTCTCCACTCTGAGTCCAACATGTCCCTGCGTTCAACCTTCTCCTTGCACGAGGAGGAAGAAGACACA GGGCCACAGGTGTTTGCGGAGCAGCCCTCAGTGAAGCTGTGTTGCCAGCTGTGCTGCAGTGTGTTCAAGGACCCTGTCATCACCACCTGTGGG CACACGTTCTGTAGGCGATGTGCCTTAACCTCGG aGAAATGCCCTGTGGACAACAACACGCTGACTGTGGTGGTGAATAACATTGCTGTGGCGGAACAGATTGGGGAGCTCTTCATCCACTGTAAATATGGCTGCCGTCCCACAGCCACCAGCAAGCCATGCACCTTTGAGGTTGACCCGCTGGGTTGTCCTTTCACTGTCAAGCTCAGCACACGCAA gGACCATGAGGTGAGCTGTGACTACAGACCGGTTCGCTGCCCCAACAACCCCAACTGCCCCCCTCTGCTCACGATGAACCTGGAGGCCCATTTGAAGGAGTGTGAACACATCAAATGCCCCCATTCCAaatacgg ATGCACCTTCATTGGGAACCAAGATACCTATGAGACCCACCTGGACGTGTGTAAGTTCGAGGGGCTGAAGGAGTTCCTGCAGCAGACAGACGATCGCTTCCACGAGATGCAGGTGACGCTGGCCCAGAAGGACCAGGACATCTCCTTCCTTCGCTCCATGCTGGGCAAATTGTCTGAGAAGCTGGACCAGCTGGAGAAAAATCTTGAGCTAAAGTTTG ATGTCCTGGACGAGAATCAGAGCAAGCTGAGTGAGGACCTGATGGAGTTCCGCAGAGATGCCTCCATGCTCAAC GATGAGCTCTCCCACATCAACGCCAGGCTCAACATGGGTATCCTGGGAT CCTATGATCCCCAGCAGATCTTTAAGTGTAAGGGAACATTCGTTGGCCATCAGGGTCCAGtttggtgtctgtgtgtttactcCACTGGTGACCTGCTCTTCAGTGGCTCCTCCGACAAAACCATCAAG GTGTGGGACACCTGTACCACATATAAGTGCCAGAAGACACTGGAGGGTCACGATGGCATTGTGCTGGCACTGTGTATTCAGGg GAACAAGCTGTACAGCGGCTCAGCTGACTGCACCATAATT gtCTGGGACATCCAGACATTGCAGAAAGTGAACACAATCCGTGCACACGACAACCCCGTATGCACACTCGTCTCTTCCCACAACATGCTTTTCAGCGGCTCCCTCAAAGCCATTAAG GTGTGGGACATTGTTGGCACAGAACTGAAACTGAAGAAAGAGCTGACTGGTTTGAATCACTGGGTCCGAGCTCTGGTTGCGTCCCAGAACCATTTATACAGCGGATCCTACCAGACCATCAAG ATCTGGGACATCCGCTCCCTAGAGTGTGTCCATGTCCTCCAAACCTCCGGTGGTAGTGTCTACTCCATCGCCGTCACCAACCATCACATCGTGTGCGGCACCTACGAGAACCTCATCCAC GTCTGGGATATTGAGTCAAAAGAGCAAGTTCGCACACTGACCGGTCACGTGGGTACAGTCTATGCCCTAGCGGTCATCTCCACCCCTGACCAGACCAAAGTGTTCAGTGCCTCCTATGACCGCTCACTCAGG GTGTGGAGTATGGACAATATGATCTGTACCCAGACTCTGCTACGTCACCAGGGCAGTGTCACAGCGCTGGCCGTCTCCAGGGGGCGCCTCTTCTCTGGGGCTGTGGACAGCACTGTGAAG
- the traf7 gene encoding E3 ubiquitin-protein ligase TRAF7 isoform X2 encodes MISSKAAKRHIRSSGGSSTPANAARISSPDLSNGARMDGTFGPTFPSVVPVSKETSSNYKQHRRTPSSSSTLTYSPRDDDDMPPISTPRRSDSAISVRSLHSESNMSLRSTFSLHEEEEDTGPQVFAEQPSVKLCCQLCCSVFKDPVITTCGHTFCRRCALTSEKCPVDNNTLTVVVNNIAVAEQIGELFIHCKYGCRPTATSKPCTFEVDPLGCPFTVKLSTRKDHEVSCDYRPVRCPNNPNCPPLLTMNLEAHLKECEHIKCPHSKYGCTFIGNQDTYETHLDVCKFEGLKEFLQQTDDRFHEMQVTLAQKDQDISFLRSMLGKLSEKLDQLEKNLELKFDVLDENQSKLSEDLMEFRRDASMLNDELSHINARLNMGILGSYDPQQIFKCKGTFVGHQGPVWCLCVYSTGDLLFSGSSDKTIKVWDTCTTYKCQKTLEGHDGIVLALCIQGNKLYSGSADCTIIVWDIQTLQKVNTIRAHDNPVCTLVSSHNMLFSGSLKAIKVWDIVGTELKLKKELTGLNHWVRALVASQNHLYSGSYQTIKIWDIRSLECVHVLQTSGGSVYSIAVTNHHIVCGTYENLIHVWDIESKEQVRTLTGHVGTVYALAVISTPDQTKVFSASYDRSLRVWSMDNMICTQTLLRHQGSVTALAVSRGRLFSGAVDSTVKVCPQCAQSVISGLFRMSCVLPRWPVKSSQIDILHLPQARGVAPSHRIHANI; translated from the exons ATGATCTCTAGTAAAGCAGCAAAGCGTCACATCCGTTCCTCAGGAGGAAGTTCCACCCCTGCCAACGCCGCCAGGATCAGCTCACCTGACCTCAGCAACGGG GCCAGAATGGACGGCACTTTTGGTCCCACGTTTCCATCAGTTGTACCAGTTAGCAAAG AGACTTCCAGTAACTACAAACAGCACCGTAGGACACCGTCGTCTTCCAGCACTCTGACCTACTCACCACGCGACGATGATGACATG cccCCCATCAGTACACCACGGCGGTCCGACTCGGCCATCTCTGTACGCTCTCTCCACTCTGAGTCCAACATGTCCCTGCGTTCAACCTTCTCCTTGCACGAGGAGGAAGAAGACACA GGGCCACAGGTGTTTGCGGAGCAGCCCTCAGTGAAGCTGTGTTGCCAGCTGTGCTGCAGTGTGTTCAAGGACCCTGTCATCACCACCTGTGGG CACACGTTCTGTAGGCGATGTGCCTTAACCTCGG aGAAATGCCCTGTGGACAACAACACGCTGACTGTGGTGGTGAATAACATTGCTGTGGCGGAACAGATTGGGGAGCTCTTCATCCACTGTAAATATGGCTGCCGTCCCACAGCCACCAGCAAGCCATGCACCTTTGAGGTTGACCCGCTGGGTTGTCCTTTCACTGTCAAGCTCAGCACACGCAA gGACCATGAGGTGAGCTGTGACTACAGACCGGTTCGCTGCCCCAACAACCCCAACTGCCCCCCTCTGCTCACGATGAACCTGGAGGCCCATTTGAAGGAGTGTGAACACATCAAATGCCCCCATTCCAaatacgg ATGCACCTTCATTGGGAACCAAGATACCTATGAGACCCACCTGGACGTGTGTAAGTTCGAGGGGCTGAAGGAGTTCCTGCAGCAGACAGACGATCGCTTCCACGAGATGCAGGTGACGCTGGCCCAGAAGGACCAGGACATCTCCTTCCTTCGCTCCATGCTGGGCAAATTGTCTGAGAAGCTGGACCAGCTGGAGAAAAATCTTGAGCTAAAGTTTG ATGTCCTGGACGAGAATCAGAGCAAGCTGAGTGAGGACCTGATGGAGTTCCGCAGAGATGCCTCCATGCTCAAC GATGAGCTCTCCCACATCAACGCCAGGCTCAACATGGGTATCCTGGGAT CCTATGATCCCCAGCAGATCTTTAAGTGTAAGGGAACATTCGTTGGCCATCAGGGTCCAGtttggtgtctgtgtgtttactcCACTGGTGACCTGCTCTTCAGTGGCTCCTCCGACAAAACCATCAAG GTGTGGGACACCTGTACCACATATAAGTGCCAGAAGACACTGGAGGGTCACGATGGCATTGTGCTGGCACTGTGTATTCAGGg GAACAAGCTGTACAGCGGCTCAGCTGACTGCACCATAATT gtCTGGGACATCCAGACATTGCAGAAAGTGAACACAATCCGTGCACACGACAACCCCGTATGCACACTCGTCTCTTCCCACAACATGCTTTTCAGCGGCTCCCTCAAAGCCATTAAG GTGTGGGACATTGTTGGCACAGAACTGAAACTGAAGAAAGAGCTGACTGGTTTGAATCACTGGGTCCGAGCTCTGGTTGCGTCCCAGAACCATTTATACAGCGGATCCTACCAGACCATCAAG ATCTGGGACATCCGCTCCCTAGAGTGTGTCCATGTCCTCCAAACCTCCGGTGGTAGTGTCTACTCCATCGCCGTCACCAACCATCACATCGTGTGCGGCACCTACGAGAACCTCATCCAC GTCTGGGATATTGAGTCAAAAGAGCAAGTTCGCACACTGACCGGTCACGTGGGTACAGTCTATGCCCTAGCGGTCATCTCCACCCCTGACCAGACCAAAGTGTTCAGTGCCTCCTATGACCGCTCACTCAGG GTGTGGAGTATGGACAATATGATCTGTACCCAGACTCTGCTACGTCACCAGGGCAGTGTCACAGCGCTGGCCGTCTCCAGGGGGCGCCTCTTCTCTGGGGCTGTGGACAGCACTGTGAAG
- the traf7 gene encoding E3 ubiquitin-protein ligase TRAF7 isoform X3 has translation MISSKAAKRHIRSSGGSSTPANAARISSPDLSNGARMDGTFGPTFPSVVPVSKAETSSNYKQHRRTPSSSSTLTYSPRDDDDMPPISTPRRSDSAISVRSLHSESNMSLRSTFSLHEEEEDTGPQVFAEQPSVKLCCQLCCSVFKDPVITTCGHTFCRRCALTSEKCPVDNNTLTVVVNNIAVAEQIGELFIHCKYGCRPTATSKPCTFEVDPLGCPFTVKLSTRKDHEVSCDYRPVRCPNNPNCPPLLTMNLEAHLKECEHIKCPHSKYGCTFIGNQDTYETHLDVCKFEGLKEFLQQTDDRFHEMQVTLAQKDQDISFLRSMLGKLSEKLDQLEKNLELKFDVLDENQSKLSEDLMEFRRDASMLNDELSHINARLNMGILGSYDPQQIFKCKGTFVGHQGPVWCLCVYSTGDLLFSGSSDKTIKVWDTCTTYKCQKTLEGHDGIVLALCIQGNKLYSGSADCTIIVWDIQTLQKVNTIRAHDNPVCTLVSSHNMLFSGSLKAIKVWDIVGTELKLKKELTGLNHWVRALVASQNHLYSGSYQTIKIWDIRSLECVHVLQTSGGSVYSIAVTNHHIVCGTYENLIHVWDIESKEQVRTLTGHVGTVYALAVISTPDQTKVFSASYDRSLRVWSMDNMICTQTLLRHQGSVTALAVSRGRLFSGAVDSTVKVWTC, from the exons ATGATCTCTAGTAAAGCAGCAAAGCGTCACATCCGTTCCTCAGGAGGAAGTTCCACCCCTGCCAACGCCGCCAGGATCAGCTCACCTGACCTCAGCAACGGG GCCAGAATGGACGGCACTTTTGGTCCCACGTTTCCATCAGTTGTACCAGTTAGCAAAG CAGAGACTTCCAGTAACTACAAACAGCACCGTAGGACACCGTCGTCTTCCAGCACTCTGACCTACTCACCACGCGACGATGATGACATG cccCCCATCAGTACACCACGGCGGTCCGACTCGGCCATCTCTGTACGCTCTCTCCACTCTGAGTCCAACATGTCCCTGCGTTCAACCTTCTCCTTGCACGAGGAGGAAGAAGACACA GGGCCACAGGTGTTTGCGGAGCAGCCCTCAGTGAAGCTGTGTTGCCAGCTGTGCTGCAGTGTGTTCAAGGACCCTGTCATCACCACCTGTGGG CACACGTTCTGTAGGCGATGTGCCTTAACCTCGG aGAAATGCCCTGTGGACAACAACACGCTGACTGTGGTGGTGAATAACATTGCTGTGGCGGAACAGATTGGGGAGCTCTTCATCCACTGTAAATATGGCTGCCGTCCCACAGCCACCAGCAAGCCATGCACCTTTGAGGTTGACCCGCTGGGTTGTCCTTTCACTGTCAAGCTCAGCACACGCAA gGACCATGAGGTGAGCTGTGACTACAGACCGGTTCGCTGCCCCAACAACCCCAACTGCCCCCCTCTGCTCACGATGAACCTGGAGGCCCATTTGAAGGAGTGTGAACACATCAAATGCCCCCATTCCAaatacgg ATGCACCTTCATTGGGAACCAAGATACCTATGAGACCCACCTGGACGTGTGTAAGTTCGAGGGGCTGAAGGAGTTCCTGCAGCAGACAGACGATCGCTTCCACGAGATGCAGGTGACGCTGGCCCAGAAGGACCAGGACATCTCCTTCCTTCGCTCCATGCTGGGCAAATTGTCTGAGAAGCTGGACCAGCTGGAGAAAAATCTTGAGCTAAAGTTTG ATGTCCTGGACGAGAATCAGAGCAAGCTGAGTGAGGACCTGATGGAGTTCCGCAGAGATGCCTCCATGCTCAAC GATGAGCTCTCCCACATCAACGCCAGGCTCAACATGGGTATCCTGGGAT CCTATGATCCCCAGCAGATCTTTAAGTGTAAGGGAACATTCGTTGGCCATCAGGGTCCAGtttggtgtctgtgtgtttactcCACTGGTGACCTGCTCTTCAGTGGCTCCTCCGACAAAACCATCAAG GTGTGGGACACCTGTACCACATATAAGTGCCAGAAGACACTGGAGGGTCACGATGGCATTGTGCTGGCACTGTGTATTCAGGg GAACAAGCTGTACAGCGGCTCAGCTGACTGCACCATAATT gtCTGGGACATCCAGACATTGCAGAAAGTGAACACAATCCGTGCACACGACAACCCCGTATGCACACTCGTCTCTTCCCACAACATGCTTTTCAGCGGCTCCCTCAAAGCCATTAAG GTGTGGGACATTGTTGGCACAGAACTGAAACTGAAGAAAGAGCTGACTGGTTTGAATCACTGGGTCCGAGCTCTGGTTGCGTCCCAGAACCATTTATACAGCGGATCCTACCAGACCATCAAG ATCTGGGACATCCGCTCCCTAGAGTGTGTCCATGTCCTCCAAACCTCCGGTGGTAGTGTCTACTCCATCGCCGTCACCAACCATCACATCGTGTGCGGCACCTACGAGAACCTCATCCAC GTCTGGGATATTGAGTCAAAAGAGCAAGTTCGCACACTGACCGGTCACGTGGGTACAGTCTATGCCCTAGCGGTCATCTCCACCCCTGACCAGACCAAAGTGTTCAGTGCCTCCTATGACCGCTCACTCAGG GTGTGGAGTATGGACAATATGATCTGTACCCAGACTCTGCTACGTCACCAGGGCAGTGTCACAGCGCTGGCCGTCTCCAGGGGGCGCCTCTTCTCTGGGGCTGTGGACAGCACTGTGAAG GTGTGGACCTGCTAA